In the genome of Luteitalea pratensis, the window GGGGCGACGTGACGCTGTGGCTGTCGCCCGAGGCCAGGGCTGCCTGGATCGTCCCGCCGTCCGGTCAGCCGGGCGGGCAGCAGCGGTTTTCAGACGTGGCCATCGAAACCGTGCTCACGCTCCGGCTGCTGTTCCGCATGCCATTGCGCCAGACGGAGGGTTTCGTCCGGTCAATCCTGACCGTGATGCGCGCCGGTCTCGACGCTCCTGACCACACGACGCTCTCCCGCCGGAGTCAGCTGTTGGACGTGGTGCACAACATCCCAGCCACAGGGCCGCTGCATGTAATCGTCGATCGCACAGGACTCTCAGTGGTGGGCGAAGGGGAGTGGGCCGCCACGAAACATGGCGGACGGGGCAGACGAGGCTGGAAGAAGCTGCATCTGGGTGTCGGCCGCTCCGGTGTGACCGTCGCGCACGTGCTGACCGAAGCGACGGTCGATGATGCGATCGATCTGATCGGGGCCGCC includes:
- a CDS encoding IS5 family transposase; this encodes MKSRVHPTYKTHYRVGNWRAYECALVSRGDVTLWLSPEARAAWIVPPSGQPGGQQRFSDVAIETVLTLRLLFRMPLRQTEGFVRSILTVMRAGLDAPDHTTLSRRSQLLDVVHNIPATGPLHVIVDRTGLSVVGEGEWAATKHGGRGRRGWKKLHLGVGRSGVTVAHVLTEATVDDAIDLIGAAVGDIASVTADAAYDTVAFYEAASGRHAQVVVPPITTARGVGAWLTPSRSGSGVGAAGMSAACGGMIVG